From Variovorax sp. PMC12, the proteins below share one genomic window:
- a CDS encoding ATP-binding cassette domain-containing protein — MALITLLDAQLAFGHVPLLDHADFSLQESERIGLIGRNGAGKSSLLKILGGLEKTDDGTLQFQQNLRVAYVAQEPVLDMDADVFTAASQGLGPVIAIRDLYLSGADGLDLDALQSQIEAFDAWNWEQRVEETLHRLHLDRNARVGSLSGGTRKRVALAQALVAAPDVLLLDEPTNHLDLDSIEWLEQLLIDFKGSVVTVTHDRSFLNRVATRIVELDRGKLGSYPGNFEQYLVQKEEQLAQEAVISAKADKLLAQEEIWIRKGVEARRTRSQSRITRLQELRASRAARREVQGSVNMDVASGQSSGKIVAELTEATKSFGPKTVIRNFSGTILRGDKVGLLGPNGAGKTTLLKLILGELEPDSGKIRRGTNLQVAYFDQMRDKLDLDATLEDFISPGSEWIEIGSQKKHVKSYLSDFLFSPARANSPVRSLSGGERNRLLLARLFARPANVLVLDEPTNDLDIDTLELLENLLQDYDGTVFLVSHDRTFLDNVVTSTIAYEGDGRWREYEGSVQDWLVQSKRAREIAEQRQAAAPAAAPAPAAPAAPAEPVAPKATAARKKLSYKEQRELEALPAQIESLEAEQKRITEMLELDGGAIYATDSSRATELAERHAKIDDELLAALERQEELGAGR; from the coding sequence ATGGCACTCATCACACTCCTCGACGCCCAACTCGCGTTCGGTCACGTCCCGCTGCTGGATCATGCGGACTTCTCTCTTCAGGAATCGGAGCGCATCGGCCTGATCGGCCGCAATGGCGCCGGCAAGTCTTCGCTGCTCAAGATATTGGGGGGCCTGGAAAAGACCGACGACGGCACCCTGCAGTTCCAGCAGAACCTCCGGGTCGCGTACGTCGCCCAGGAGCCTGTGCTGGACATGGATGCGGACGTCTTCACCGCCGCAAGCCAGGGCCTGGGTCCGGTCATTGCCATTCGCGATCTCTACCTCTCCGGTGCGGACGGCCTCGACCTCGACGCCCTGCAGTCGCAGATTGAAGCCTTCGACGCCTGGAACTGGGAGCAGCGCGTGGAAGAGACGCTGCACCGCCTCCACCTCGACCGCAATGCCCGCGTCGGCTCTCTCTCCGGCGGTACCCGCAAGCGCGTCGCGCTGGCGCAGGCCCTGGTGGCCGCGCCCGACGTGCTCCTGCTGGACGAGCCCACCAACCACCTGGACCTCGACTCCATCGAGTGGCTCGAACAACTGCTGATCGACTTCAAGGGCAGCGTCGTCACCGTCACCCATGACCGCAGCTTCCTGAACCGTGTCGCCACCCGCATCGTCGAGCTGGATCGGGGCAAGCTGGGTTCCTATCCCGGCAACTTCGAGCAGTACCTCGTGCAGAAGGAAGAGCAACTCGCCCAGGAAGCCGTGATCAGCGCCAAGGCCGACAAGCTGCTCGCCCAGGAAGAAATCTGGATCCGCAAGGGCGTGGAAGCGCGCCGCACCCGCAGCCAGAGCCGCATCACCCGCCTGCAGGAACTGCGCGCCAGCCGCGCGGCGCGCCGCGAGGTGCAGGGCAGCGTCAACATGGACGTGGCCTCGGGCCAGTCCAGCGGCAAGATCGTGGCGGAACTCACAGAGGCCACCAAGTCGTTCGGCCCCAAGACCGTCATCCGCAACTTCAGCGGCACCATCCTGCGCGGCGACAAGGTCGGCCTGCTCGGCCCCAACGGCGCGGGCAAGACCACCCTGCTGAAGCTGATCCTCGGCGAGCTCGAACCCGACAGCGGCAAGATCCGCCGCGGCACCAACCTCCAGGTGGCGTACTTCGACCAGATGCGTGACAAGCTCGACCTCGACGCCACGCTGGAAGACTTCATCAGCCCCGGCAGCGAATGGATCGAGATCGGCAGCCAGAAGAAGCACGTGAAGAGCTACCTCTCCGACTTCCTGTTCTCCCCGGCGCGCGCCAACTCTCCCGTGCGCTCGCTCAGCGGCGGCGAACGCAACCGCCTGCTGCTGGCCCGGCTGTTCGCCCGCCCCGCCAACGTGCTGGTGCTCGACGAGCCGACCAACGACCTCGACATCGACACCCTGGAACTGCTCGAGAACCTGCTGCAGGACTACGACGGCACAGTGTTCCTGGTGAGCCACGACCGGACCTTCCTCGACAACGTGGTGACCAGCACCATCGCCTATGAAGGCGACGGCCGCTGGCGCGAGTACGAAGGCAGCGTGCAGGATTGGCTGGTCCAGTCCAAGCGTGCGCGAGAGATCGCCGAACAGCGCCAGGCTGCGGCCCCCGCTGCGGCACCGGCCCCAGCAGCGCCGGCCGCGCCCGCGGAACCCGTCGCGCCCAAGGCGACCGCTGCGCGCAAGAAGCTCTCTTACAAGGAGCAGCGCGAGCTGGAAGCGCTCCCCGCCCAGATCGAAAGCCTGGAAGCGGAACAGAAGCGCATCACCGAGATGCTCGAACTCGACGGCGGCGCCATCTATGCCACCGACTCCTCGCGCGCCACCGAACTCGCCGAGCGCCACGCGAAGATCGACGACGAACTGCTCGCAGCGCTCGAGCGCCAGGAAGAACTGGGCGCCGGCCGCTGA
- a CDS encoding TraB/GumN family protein translates to MRILRILAARMRGIYMSARMRAVDFSAPSRLVQRAPRQILAGVCCVFTFGAAHAACPPSAIASLEKPGVGLRNGVDRGMLWRIERDGRTSWLYGTLHVGRGDWVRPGPTIQKALTQSDLLALELDSRDEATARTMAQPADPALVARVLSGERARRLERQNAEACVPPGTTSKLQPILQVTALAGLAGRADGLYPEFGVDETLAVSARNSSKPIVALENAADQLRVLTGESEDEEGQQIDAALDELESGKLRGQLKELADVWARSDAARLARYADWCDCLNTPAEQRLLKRLLDDRNPGLADGIERLHASGKGVFAAVGALHMIGPQGLPTLMASRGFTVTPVLTSAQEQTAVPMPALAAPSPAPRARGGKAVKGQRVQKGQKGAPAAAAKGGRPAAAAKAAPAAKGAKAPAKSAGKAPAKAPAAKGKVSR, encoded by the coding sequence TTGCGGATACTCCGGATCCTCGCCGCGCGGATGCGCGGCATCTATATGTCGGCGCGGATGCGCGCCGTCGATTTCTCGGCGCCCTCGCGCCTCGTGCAGCGGGCACCGCGCCAGATCCTGGCGGGCGTGTGCTGCGTCTTTACATTCGGCGCCGCCCATGCGGCCTGCCCGCCCTCGGCCATCGCCAGCCTCGAGAAGCCGGGCGTCGGCCTGCGCAACGGCGTCGACCGCGGCATGCTGTGGCGCATCGAGCGCGACGGCCGCACTTCATGGCTCTACGGCACCCTGCACGTGGGACGCGGCGACTGGGTGCGGCCCGGGCCGACCATCCAGAAGGCGCTGACGCAGAGCGACCTGCTCGCGCTGGAGCTCGACTCGCGCGACGAGGCCACCGCCCGCACCATGGCCCAGCCGGCTGACCCGGCGCTGGTGGCCCGGGTACTCAGCGGCGAGCGTGCCCGCCGGCTCGAGCGCCAGAACGCCGAGGCCTGCGTGCCGCCCGGCACCACGTCGAAGCTGCAGCCCATCCTGCAGGTCACGGCGCTGGCCGGCCTGGCGGGCCGCGCCGACGGGCTGTACCCCGAATTCGGCGTGGACGAGACGCTGGCCGTGTCCGCCCGCAACAGCAGCAAGCCGATCGTCGCCCTCGAGAACGCGGCCGACCAGCTGCGCGTGCTGACCGGCGAGTCGGAAGACGAAGAAGGCCAGCAGATCGACGCCGCGCTCGACGAACTGGAGTCGGGCAAGCTGCGCGGCCAGCTCAAGGAACTGGCCGACGTCTGGGCCCGCAGCGACGCGGCCCGGCTCGCGCGCTATGCCGACTGGTGCGACTGCCTCAACACGCCCGCCGAGCAGCGGCTGCTCAAGCGCCTGCTCGACGACCGCAACCCCGGCCTGGCCGACGGCATCGAGCGGCTGCACGCGAGCGGCAAGGGCGTGTTCGCGGCAGTGGGCGCGCTGCACATGATCGGGCCGCAGGGGCTGCCCACGCTGATGGCGTCGCGCGGCTTCACCGTGACGCCGGTACTGACCAGCGCGCAGGAGCAGACGGCGGTGCCGATGCCCGCGCTCGCGGCCCCGTCGCCTGCGCCGAGGGCGCGCGGTGGCAAGGCCGTGAAGGGGCAGCGCGTGCAGAAGGGCCAGAAGGGCGCACCGGCTGCCGCGGCCAAGGGCGGCAGGCCCGCGGCAGCTGCCAAGGCCGCGCCCGCCGCCAAGGGTGCGAAAGCGCCGGCCAAGTCGGCCGGCAAGGCGCCCGCCAAGGCCCCGGCCGCCAAGGGCAAAGTGAGCCGATAA
- a CDS encoding DUF2946 family protein: MHALRLPTRFLGLIGRWVLLWFVLSLGAAAASPLVHPQSMELVCSGAGPVKVVVHTDDGAREMGASHMDCPLCVLTGAPPPAMVAPAFDLPLPLGRVVQSIPAARLAAATAAPLPARGPPTFS; encoded by the coding sequence ATGCACGCGCTGCGCCTTCCCACCCGCTTCCTCGGCCTCATCGGCCGCTGGGTGCTGCTGTGGTTCGTGCTCTCGCTGGGCGCGGCGGCGGCGTCTCCGCTGGTGCATCCGCAGTCGATGGAACTGGTGTGTTCCGGTGCCGGCCCCGTCAAGGTGGTGGTCCACACCGACGACGGCGCGCGCGAAATGGGCGCCTCGCACATGGACTGCCCGCTTTGCGTGCTGACCGGCGCCCCGCCGCCGGCCATGGTGGCGCCGGCTTTCGATCTCCCCCTTCCGCTGGGCCGCGTGGTCCAGTCGATTCCCGCCGCGCGACTGGCCGCGGCCACCGCCGCGCCCCTGCCGGCGCGCGGCCCCCCGACTTTCTCCTGA
- a CDS encoding phospholipase D family protein: MPSSFQAFFRRSTALLALLILGACAQLPQNVERPVSTAIAAPATGSALADLVQQRRRAANARYESGFLLLGGPQAAYGSRLALIEGAQKTLDLQYYAIHADASTGRLVRGLRAAAERGVRVRVLLDDFHTTGRDALVLGLAFIPNIEMRLFNPLAGSRDSTFSRLVNSIDDASRIQQRMHNKLFLADNVMGVAGGRNLGDAYFGNAANGNFVDVDVLAIGPIVQDLSRSFDSYWNNERAYPVQSLVTREELQSMRERAKKADQELVEQATRDRDDPPSADAPPTAEQRARAWDQKALDLRTADFVWAPAVMLADKPGKIPADSGPDTAKAPGLVVSQPDDKPAASRGAASLEAASDLAANGDTVVEGLLQMIGQARSSLLIISPYFVPGKDMLKAFGEARARGVKIRVLTNSLASNDAPVAHVGYARHREALLKMGIELYELRSEQSNFGNVFGSSGSTGSGGVTGQSRAMLHSKVLVMDGRLLVVGSMNLDLRSQLQNTEIALLIRSDELSRAASAQIERGMRERSWHVELTDGSLVWRAPEGSGLKDATTEPDTSASLRLMLKLFGPLAPDQLL, encoded by the coding sequence ATGCCTTCTTCATTCCAAGCCTTCTTTCGTCGGTCCACCGCGCTCCTGGCGCTGCTGATACTCGGGGCCTGCGCGCAATTGCCGCAGAACGTCGAGCGCCCCGTCTCGACCGCCATCGCCGCGCCGGCCACCGGCTCCGCGCTGGCCGACCTCGTGCAGCAGCGCCGGCGAGCCGCCAACGCCCGCTACGAATCCGGCTTCCTGCTGCTGGGCGGGCCGCAGGCCGCCTACGGCAGCCGGCTCGCGCTGATCGAAGGCGCCCAGAAGACGCTCGACCTCCAGTACTACGCCATCCACGCCGACGCCAGCACAGGCCGACTCGTCAGGGGCCTGCGCGCCGCCGCCGAGCGCGGCGTGCGGGTGCGGGTGCTGCTCGACGACTTCCACACCACCGGCCGCGACGCACTGGTGCTGGGCCTGGCCTTCATTCCCAACATCGAGATGCGGCTCTTCAACCCGCTGGCCGGCTCGCGCGACTCCACCTTCAGCCGCCTGGTCAACTCGATCGACGACGCCTCGCGCATCCAGCAGCGCATGCACAACAAGCTGTTCCTGGCCGACAACGTGATGGGGGTGGCGGGCGGCCGCAACCTGGGCGACGCCTATTTCGGCAACGCGGCCAACGGCAACTTCGTCGATGTCGACGTGCTGGCAATCGGCCCGATCGTGCAGGACCTGTCGCGCAGCTTCGACAGCTACTGGAACAACGAGCGCGCCTACCCCGTGCAATCGCTGGTCACGCGCGAGGAATTGCAGTCGATGCGCGAGCGCGCGAAGAAGGCCGACCAGGAGCTGGTCGAACAGGCCACCCGCGACCGCGACGACCCGCCCAGCGCCGATGCGCCACCCACCGCCGAGCAACGCGCCCGCGCCTGGGACCAGAAGGCGCTCGACCTGCGCACCGCCGATTTCGTCTGGGCGCCGGCCGTGATGCTGGCCGACAAGCCCGGCAAGATCCCCGCCGACTCCGGCCCGGACACCGCGAAGGCCCCCGGTCTCGTGGTCAGCCAGCCCGACGACAAACCCGCGGCCTCGCGAGGCGCGGCGTCGCTCGAGGCAGCCTCCGACCTGGCCGCCAACGGCGACACGGTGGTCGAGGGCCTGCTGCAGATGATCGGCCAGGCGCGCTCCAGCCTGCTCATCATCTCGCCCTACTTCGTACCCGGGAAAGACATGCTCAAGGCCTTCGGCGAGGCTCGCGCACGGGGAGTGAAGATCAGGGTGCTGACCAACTCCCTGGCCTCGAACGACGCCCCGGTGGCGCACGTGGGCTATGCGCGCCATCGCGAGGCGCTGCTCAAGATGGGCATCGAGCTTTATGAGCTGCGCAGCGAGCAGTCGAACTTCGGCAACGTGTTCGGCTCCTCGGGAAGCACCGGCAGCGGTGGCGTCACCGGGCAGTCGCGGGCGATGCTGCACTCGAAGGTGCTGGTGATGGACGGCCGGCTGCTGGTGGTCGGCTCGATGAACCTCGACCTGCGCTCCCAATTGCAGAACACCGAGATCGCCCTGCTGATCCGCAGCGACGAGCTCTCGCGCGCCGCATCGGCCCAGATAGAGCGCGGCATGCGCGAGCGCTCATGGCACGTGGAGCTGACCGACGGCTCGCTGGTGTGGCGCGCCCCCGAAGGCAGCGGCCTGAAGGACGCGACCACCGAGCCCGACACCAGCGCCAGCCTGCGGCTGATGCTCAAGCTGTTCGGCCCGCTCGCGCCCGACCAGCTGCTGTAG
- a CDS encoding copper chaperone PCu(A)C: MTKPMAAITLRTLAACAMLAGTTAALAHVTLPPGGATVGSDYNAAFRVGHACEGAKATTGLAVRLPKGFVLSDAQARKGWKLDVTKSGDGEVRWTAETPGNALPGSERSEFVLRGKVPATPGTLWFKVLQTCDTGVADWAEVPASGNSTAGLKSPAAKLVVVAQGVATVDVRDGWVRQSVPGQSGTGAFMKLTAPTGTKLVSISTPAAGTAEVHEMKMEGDVMKMRELPGGLDLPAGQTVELKPGGYHVMMMDLKGALAKGATVPMTLKFEDAKGVKTALDVTLPVGAPEGADAAGSSAHQHKH, translated from the coding sequence ATGACGAAACCGATGGCCGCCATCACCCTGCGAACCCTCGCCGCCTGCGCCATGCTGGCCGGCACCACCGCCGCGCTGGCGCACGTGACGCTGCCGCCCGGCGGCGCCACCGTCGGCAGCGACTACAACGCCGCCTTCCGCGTCGGCCACGCCTGCGAAGGCGCCAAGGCCACCACCGGGCTGGCCGTGCGCCTGCCCAAGGGCTTCGTGCTGAGCGACGCCCAGGCGCGCAAGGGCTGGAAGCTCGACGTGACGAAAAGCGGCGACGGCGAAGTGCGCTGGACCGCCGAGACCCCCGGCAACGCCTTGCCCGGCAGCGAGCGCTCCGAATTCGTTCTGCGCGGCAAGGTGCCGGCTACGCCGGGCACGCTGTGGTTCAAGGTGCTGCAGACCTGCGACACCGGCGTGGCCGACTGGGCCGAGGTGCCGGCATCGGGCAACTCGACCGCCGGCCTGAAGAGCCCGGCCGCCAAGCTCGTGGTGGTGGCGCAAGGCGTGGCCACTGTCGACGTGCGCGACGGCTGGGTGCGCCAGTCGGTGCCGGGCCAGAGCGGCACCGGCGCCTTCATGAAGCTCACCGCGCCCACCGGCACGAAGCTGGTGAGCATCTCCACGCCCGCGGCCGGCACCGCCGAAGTGCACGAGATGAAGATGGAAGGCGACGTCATGAAGATGCGCGAGCTGCCCGGCGGCCTCGACCTGCCCGCGGGCCAGACCGTCGAGCTCAAGCCCGGCGGCTATCACGTGATGATGATGGACCTCAAGGGTGCGCTGGCCAAGGGCGCGACCGTGCCGATGACGCTGAAGTTCGAGGACGCCAAGGGCGTGAAGACAGCGCTGGACGTGACGCTGCCCGTGGGCGCGCCCGAAGGTGCCGATGCCGCCGGTTCGTCGGCGCACCAGCACAAGCACTGA